The Candidatus Sphingomonas colombiensis genome contains the following window.
GTCGGTCGCCGCTGCCGGATACGGCCCGCCCTGTGGCAATTCCGCCGGCACCGCGCCGACTGGCCGAACATATTTCGGGGCGAGGTTACACGCCGAGAGCGCGGTCGCGCAGGCGAGAAGGGCAACGATATTATGGCGGCGGTTCACGCGGAAACTCCCTGCGGCGCGGTGCCGGCATCCGGCTCGGCATGATTGTCGCGGTGGCCGAACATCCGCAGCACGACGACGAAGAACATCGGGACGAAGAAGATCGCCAGTACCGTGGCGGACAGCATGCCGCCGACCACCGATCGGCCGATCGCATTCTGCCCACCGGCGCCCGCGCCGGTGGTGATCGCCAGTGGCATCACGCCGAACACGAAGGCGAAGCTGGTCATCAGGATCGGGCGCAGCCGCAGCTTCGCGGCTTCGATCGCGGCGTCGAACGGGCGCATCCCCTCCGCGATCCGCTCCTCGGCGAATTCCACGATCAGGATCGCGTTCTTCGCCGACACGCCGATCGTGGTGATCAGGCCGACCTGAAGATAGATGTCATTGTTCAGCCCCGTCAGTGTCGCCGCCAGCAACGCGCCGACGACACCCAGCGGCACCACCAGGATGACCGAGACCGGCACCGACCAGCTTTCGTAAAGGGCGGCAAGGCACAGGAACACGATCAGTAGCGAGAGAGCATAAAGGGCAGGTGCCTGCCCGCTCGACAGACGCTCCTCATAGGAAAGCCCGGTCCATTCGAGGGTGGTGCCCGGCGGCAGCTTTGCCTGCATCTCCTCCATCGCCTGCATCGCGGTGCCGGTGCTGACGCCGGGGCCAGCGCCGCCCTGAATCTCCATCGCCGACTGGCCGTTATAGCGCGTGAGCTGCACCGGCCCCTTGGCCCATTCGAGCGTCGAGAAAGCGCTGAACGGCACCATCTGACCGCCCGAACCACGGACGTAGAAACTGGCGAGATCCTCCGGCCGGACGCGATAGGGCTCGTCCGCCTGAATATAGACGCGCTTCACGCGCCCGCGATCGACGAAGTCGTTGATATAGGCGCCGCCCCAGGCAGTCGAAATCGTCGAGTTGATCGACGCGAGATCGAGCCCCAGCGCGCGCGCCTTGTCCTGATCGACGTTGATGTTGAGCTGCGGCGCATCCTCCAGGTTCACCGGGCGGGCCTGCGAGACGCGTTTGTCCTGCGCCGCCATGCCGAGCAGCATGTTGCGCGCCTCCGTCAGCTTTTCGTGCCCGATATTGCCGGTATCGACGAGTTGCATGTCGAAGCCGGTGGCATTGCCGAGCTGGGCCACGGCCGGCGGCACCAGCGCGAAGATCATGCCGTCCTTATATTGCGAAAAGGCCTTGCTCGCGCGGGCGGCAAGCGCCTGCACCTTGTTGTCGGCACCGGGGCGCTCGTCCCAGGGCTTCAGGCTGACGAAGGCGAGGCCGGCATTCTGGCCCTGCCCGGCGAAGCTGAAGCCGTTGATCGTGAACACCGCCTCCACAGACTTTTCGCTGAGGAAGTGGCTGCGGACCAGCTCCAGCCCCTTTTCGGTTCGTGTGGTTGTCGCGCCCGACGGCCCCTGAACCAGCGCGATCAGCGCGCCCTGATCCTCATCCGGCAGGAACGCGCTCGGCAAGCGCACGAACAGCAGCGCCATGCCGATGACGATCAGCAGATAGACCAGAATCGAACGCTTCCAGTTCCGCGTCGTGCTTCGCACGCCCTTTTCATAGCGCGCACGCCCGTTATCGAAAGTGCGGTTGAACCAGCGGAAGAAGCGCGCGAGCAGGCCATCGCCCTCATGCTTGGTCGGATCGTGCGGCCTCAGCAGCGTTGCGCAGAGCGCGGGCGTCAGGATGAGCGCGACCGCGACGGAGAGGACCATCGCCGAGACGATCGTGATCGAGAACTGGCGATAGATAACCCCGGTGGAGCCACCGAAGAACGCCATCGGCAGGAACACTGCGGACAACACCATGCCGATGCCGATCAGCGCGCCGCTGATCTCGTCCATCGATTTGCGTGCCGCGTCGCGCGGATGCAGCCCCTCATCGACGATCAATCGTTCGACATTCTCCACCACGACGATCGCGTCGTCGACCAGCAAGCCGATCGCCAGCACCATCCCGAACAATGTGAGCGTGTTGATGGTGAACCCGGCCACCGCCATCACCCCGAACGTGCCGAGCAGCACCACCGGCACCGCGATCGTCGGGATCAGGGTCGCGCGCCAGTTCTGCAGGAACAGGAACATGACGAGGAAGACGAGAACCACCGCCTCGAACAGGGTGTGGACGACCTGTTTCACCGACAGCCGCACGAACGGCGTCGTATCGTAAGGATAGGAGACGCGAACGTCGGCGGGCAGCCCCTTGGCGATTTCCTCGACGCGCGCCTTCACGGCCTCCACCGTGGCGAGCGCATTGGCGCCCGACGCCAGCTTTACGCCAAAACCAGATGCGGGCTGGCCGTTGTAGCGTGTGTCGAAACCGTAATTCTCCGCGCCCAATTCAGTGCGCGCGACGTCTGACAGGCGCACGACAGAACCGTCCGGGCCGTTCTTCAGCCGGATCGCGCCGAACTGCTGGGGCGTCTGGAGGCGGGACTGCACCGATACGGTGGCGTTGAGCATCTGCTCCTTCGGCGCGGGCTGCGCACCGATCTGCCCGGCGGAAACCTGCGCGTTCTGCGCCCGCACCGCCGTCATCACATCCGCGATGGTAAGCTGATAGGCATTGAGTTTCGGCGGATCGACCCAGATGCGCATCGCATATTGCGCGCCGAACACCTGAATCTCGCCGACCCCGCTGATCCGGCTGACCGGATCCTGAAGCCGCGACACCACCATATCGGCAAGGTCGGTGGCGCTGTGCGATCCGTCCTTCGAATAGAGGCCGACGATAACGAGGAAGCTCGCCGCCGACTTCTGCACCTGCAAGCCCTGTTGCTGCACTTCCTGCGGGAGCAGGGGGGTCGCGGCCTGAAGTTTGTTCTGGACCTGGACCTGCGCGATATCAGGATTGGTGCCCTGTTCGAACGTCAGCGTGATCGTCACCATCCCTGCAGAGGAGGATGAGGACGAGAAATAGCGCAGGTGGTCGATGCCCTTGAGCTGCTGCTCGATGACCTGGGTGGTCGTTCGTTCCAGCGTTTCGGCATCGGCGCCGGGATAGACGGCGGCGATCGACACCGTCGGCGGCGCGATCTCCGGGAATTGCGCCACCGGCAGCGTTCGGATCGCGAGCGCGCCGGCGAGCATCATGATGATCGCGATGACCCATGCGAAGATCGGGCGATCGATGAAATAGCGGGACATATGGGCTTACTTCGCCTGTGCCTGCGCGGCGGCCTTTGGCGCCGCCGCGTCGTCTTTGGGTGAATAGGCCACTGCTTTCACCGGCATGCCGGGCCGCAGCATCATGCCGCCTTCGACCACCACTCGCTCGCCTTCCTTCAGGCCGCCGGTGACCAGCCATGAATCGCCGACCGTCCGCGCCGTCTCGATCACGCGCTGCTCGACCTTGTTGTCCTTGCCGACGACCATGACGGTCGGGTGTCCGCGCTCGTCCCGGCTGACGGTGCGCTGCGGGACGAGCAGCCCCTGCGCCTGCGTTCCCTCGACCAGTTGCCCGCGGACGTACATCCCGGGCAGCAGCAGGCCGTGCGGATTGGCGAAGCGGATGCGGATCGCCTGACTGCCCGTCGTCGGGTCGACCGACACATCGGTGAACTTCAGCTCGCCTTCGATCGGATAGGTGGTGCCATCCTCCAGCTTCAGCTGCACGCGCGCTGCGCCGCCCTCGCGAGACAATTGCCCCGCCATGATCTGCTGGCGCAGCTTGAGCACTTCCGCGCTCGATTGCTGCACGTCGACATAGATCGGATCGAGCCGCTGGATCGTCGCCAGCGCATTCGCCTGCGACGCGGTGACCAGCGCGCCGGTGGTGAAATCCGAACGCCCGATCCGCCCCGAGATCGGCGCGCGGATCGTGGTGCGCCCAAGATCGATCCGAGCCGAGTTCAGCGCGGCCTGTTGCGCGGACACATCGGCACGCGCCTGCGCCGCCTGCGTCACCGCATTGTCGTAATCCTGCCGGGCGACCGCGTTGATCTTGATCAGCTCGTCATAACGCCGCGCGAGCGCGCTGGTGGAGGCGATCGCCGCCTTGGCCCGCGCCAGCGCGGCAGCCGCGCTCGCCTCGCTCGCTTTGTAGGGCTGGGGATCGATCCGATAGAGCGGCTGGCCCTGACGAACCGAATCGCCCTCCTCGAACAGGCGCGCGAGGATCAGGCCATTGACCTGTGGGCGGACCTCCGACGTCTCATAGGCCACCGTGCGGCCCGGCAGTTCGGTCGTCAGGGTGACCGGCTGCGACCGCACGGTCACGACGCTGACCTGCATCGGCCCCTGCTGCGCAGGGGGAGCCCCCGAGCCACAGGCCGACAGCAGCAGAGCGACCGCGATTGCCGACGCAAACTTTGTCATGAAAGTCCCCAGATTTTATGCTACTTTCGTGAGTGAACGTTCACTCACGATTTCACGCGAACTACGCCTGCCCAAAACCATGAGCAAGCGATAAAGGTTCGAGACGGAGAATTTTTTTGCAGCGCAACATGTCGAGTCGTGCCGCTCGCGCCATGGAGCGGAGGGATCATATCCTTGAAATATCGCGCAATTTGTTCGTCGAGAACGGTTTTCACGGCACTGGCGTCGCGCAGATCGCGGCGGCGACTGGAGTGAAGGTCGGGCAAATCTATCGCGACTTTTCGTGCAAGGAAGACATTATCGCCGCGCTCGCGCTCCGCGATTTCTCGCAATTCCTTGATGAGGCGAACCTCAACGACGCGATCGCGGCGGGAGACCGGGTGGCGATCCGCGAGTGGATATTATCATTCACGAGCTATGATGAGGATGTGGACGGCTATCGCCTGATGCCCGAAATCATGGCGGAATCGGCGCGCAATCCCCGGATCGCGCAATTGCAGGAGGAGATGCGCGATCAGGTGCGGCGCGCGCTGATCGCCGCGCTCTCCGCCTGCGCGCCGGATGAGCGACTTGCGGATCTGCGGTGTGATCTGGCGGATCTCATCGCCACATTGGGCAGCGGATTGTGCCAATGGATCGTCATGGCCGAACGGAACGGGCGAGGGCACCAGACGCTGTGCGCGCAATTGCGCTCGATCGTGGAGCGGGAATTGGATACACTTGAGGAGCGTAGCGCAACCCCCACCCTATCCCAGATCTTCGGATCGAGCGATCAACTCGAGCCGGCTTCGGAGCCGACAGGTTTCGTCATCCATCGATAGGCGCGATCTTGGGCGGTGCTTTCATCATGCGTTGAGGCCGTTCAGCCAGGAATGCACCGTCTCGATGCAATGAGCCGGCGCATTCCTGCTGACGATATCGCGCTATTTCATCGCGGCCAGCGCGTAGAGCGTGTCGACATAGAATTTCTGCATCCCCGACAGGCCGAAAACCTTCGAACCCGGCTTCGGATCGATCAGTAGATATTCGTTCGGCGCATGAGCGTCCGCGCCATGGCCGATCGACAGGGTGACGTCGGGCAGGCCCAAAGTCTGGGTGAAGACATAGCTCGGCCGGCTGCCCCCCGAGCGCGGCGATACATCCACCGGAAGCCCGTATTTATTGTAGGTGGACAACACTGCGCGCACCAGCGGCGCGTCGACCGAGGTCTGCGACGGCGGATAGCCGCCAAGCAGCCGCACCTCGATATCGCCGAAGCCCTTGGCGACGAGATGCTGTTTGAGCAGGCGCAGCGACTCTTCCGGCGTCTGATCGGGCACCAGACGGCTGTCGAGCTTCGCCAGCGCGCGGTTGGGCAGGATTGTCTTGACGCCCGGCCCGCCATAGCCGCTCGACAGGCCGTCGATATTGAGCGTTGTGTCGAACAGATAGCGCGTCAGCGAAGTGCGCGCGTCCAGATTGTCGTACCAGTGATCGACGGAAAACGCTTTGCGGGTATTGCCGTCGCCTTTGATCCAGCCGGGCAGCGTTCCGTTGAAGAGATATTGCTCCTCCGCATTGGGCTTGCGGATCTTGTCATAATAGCCCGGAATCATGATCGTGTTGCCGTCGGGCGAGGTGAGCGTGGCCAGCGCCTGCGTCAGACGCCAGGCGGGGGCGTCGGTGGTGGCCTTCCAGCTCGAATGGATTTCGGCTTTCTGCGGGCCGCCGGCCTGCGAAGATCCCTTCGCCTCCAGCTCGACATAGACGAGGCCCTTGTTACCGAGCTGGAACGACACCGCGCCGTCGACCGGCGATTGGCCGCCGCCCGGATAGATCGCGCCAGACGCCGTCTTCAGGCGGTCTTTGAACTTGGCGATCAGCTCCGGATAATGCGGCGAGCCCAGTTCCTCCTCGCTCTCGGCAAGGATCATGAGGTTGACCGGCAATTTCTTGCGGGTGGCGATGATCGCCTCGATCGCGTTGAGGAAGGCGCGTTCCGGGCCCTTGGTGTTGGTCGCGCCGCGCGCCATCAGCACCTTGCCGAGCGGGTGATCGACTAGCGCGCCCTCGAACGGCTTGACCTGCCAGTCCTTCTCCTCGACCGGCTGCACGTCGAGCATCATATAGACCACCAGCGTCTTGGCCGCGCCGGCATCGTAATATCCCCACACGCCCGGATGGCCCGAGGTGGGAACAACCTCCGCCTCCTGGAAGCCGATCTTCTTGAGATCGGCAGCCACCAGCGCGGCCATTTCCTTTACGCCATTGTTCTCGGCGCTGATCGAAGGTTGGCGCACCCAGCGCTGGAGATTGGCGACGTCGCTGTCCTTATGCGCGTCGATATAGGCGTAGATATCCTTGTGATCGCCCTTGTAGGCGGGGATTTTCGCCATGCTGAAGCCGGGGCCGGCGGGGATAGTGATATCCGGCCGTGGGCTCGCCGGTTCGGCGAACGCCACCGAGCTGAGGCAAGAGGAGGCCGCGAGCAGCGGCACGAGTAAACGAACGAACTTGCTCACGACCTTGATCTCCCGTTTTGTTAAGTCCTAATCCGGCAGTTTGACCTTGCCGTCCTTCTTCAACACGTCGCCGCCCTTCATCACGAAAGCGACATGCTGTAGCCGGGTGATGTCGGCGAGCGGATCGCCGTCCACCGCGACGATATCGGCATAGCGGCCCGCCTGGACCGATCCGATATCCTGCGGCGCGCCGATCAGTTCGGCCGCGTTGCGGGTGCCGGCGAAGATCGCGTCCATCGGCGTCAGCCCTGCCTTCACCAGCAGCGCGAACTCCTCCGCCTTGTTGCGATCGCCAAGTCCGGTGAAATCGGTGCCGAGCGCGATTTTCACCCCGGCCTTATAGGCGCGGCCGGCATTGCCGATCATCGTCGGCGTCACCGCGATCGCCTTTTCCGCCACCGTCGGCGGCAGGTTTTGCGGCGTCTTCACCGCGGTCTGGTAGATCCAGTCGGCGACAAGCAGGGTGGGGACGAGGAAGGTGCCACGCTCCTTCATCAGCTTGTAGCTTGTGGCATCGGCATAAGTGCCATGCTCGATCGAATCTACGCCCGCCTCAACCGCGTGGTTGATCGCCTTGTTGCCATGGACGTGCGCGGCGACCTTGAGGCCGAGCGAATGCGCGGTCTCGGTGACCGCGCGCATCTCTGCGTCGGTCATCGTCATGTGGTTGGGATCGTCACCGATCGAGCCCACGCCGCCGGACGGCATGATCTTGATCAGATTGGCGCCATCGCGGCGATGCTGGCGCACCTTTACCCGTGCATCCTCCGCCCCATCGACGATCGACAGGTCACGGCCATCGAAATGGACGCCGGGCTGCATCCCGTTCTGTGGATCGGAATGGCCGCCGGTGGCCGACAGCGGCTGCATCGCGGTCCAGATACGCGGGCCGATCACCTGTTTGGCGGCGATGGCGCGCTGGAGCGCCGGCCCCTCGATACGGCCGGAGCCGCAATCGCGCACGGCGGTGAAGCCCTGATCGATGTCACGCTCCGCGTTGCGGAGCGCGGTGATCACCCCGTCCGCCTCGTTGCGCGTGAAACGACCGAGCACGGCCCAGTCGGCATCCATCGAGATGTGATCGTGCGTATCGATAAAGCCGGGCAGCACCGTCTTGGTCGACAGGTCGATCACCTCGGCGCCTGCCGGCGTAACGAAGCCGTTTTGCACGCCGGTGATGCGATCGTCGCGGATGATGATCGACACCTGACGCTTAGGCGTTGCCGATACGCCATCGATCAACGTGCCGGCATGAACCACCACGTCCTTGGCCGTCGCCGCCGGGGCTATCGCTAGCAATGCGCAGGCGCCGAGCAGCGCACCGAGTGTTTTCCTTGCAGTGCTCATCGAACCATCTTCCCGCCAGTTTTCAGCACTTCGCCGCCCTTCATGACGAACTCGACGCGCTGAAGCGTGGTGATGTCAGCGAGCGGATCGCCCTCGACCGCGACGATATCGGCGTAACGCCCCGTCTGGACCGAGCCGATATCCTGCGGCGTGCCGATCAGTTCGGCGGCGTTGCGGGTGGCGGTGAAGATCGCGTCCATCGGCGTCAGGCCGGCCTTGACCAGCAGCGCGAATTCCTCGGCCTTGTTGCGATCCGACGTGGCGCCCTGATCGGTGCCGAACGCGATCTTGACCCCAGCCTTATAGGCGCGGCCAGCGTTGCCGACCATCACCGGTGTCACCGCGATCGCCTTGTCCGCCACCGTCGGCGGCAGGGTTTCGGGATGCTTGATGGCATTCTGGTAGATCGCATCTGCGACGAGCAGCGTGGGCACGAGGAAGGTGCCATGCTCCTTCATCAGCTTGTAGCTTTCGGCATCCGAATAGGTGCCGTGTTCGATCGAATCGACGCCGGCGCGGATCGCGTGATCGATCGCCTGCTTGCCGTGCGCGTGCGCGGCGACCTTCATCCCCAGCTCGTGCGCGGTATCGACTACGGCCTTCATTTCGGCGTCGGTCATCGTCATGTGGTTGGGATCGTCACCGATCGACCCCACGCCGCCCGACGGCATGATCTTGATGACCGTCGCGCCGTCACGGCGATGCTGGCGCACCTTCACCACTGCGTCTTCGGGGCCGTCAATGATCGCAGCGTCGCGCCCCTCGATGGAAACGGCGGGGCTTAGGCCGTTCTGGCGATCGGAGTGGCCGCCGGTGGGGCCCATCGCCTGAAGCGCGGTCCAGTAGCGCGGGCCGACGATCTGCTTGGCGTTGATGGCGCGGATCACGGCAGGCGCGGAAATCCCGTCCGAGCCGAGATCGCGGACGGTGGTGAACCCTTCCTCGATCAGGCGTCGCGCGTTGGCGACGGCGGCGATCGTGGAGTCGCCGGTCGTCAGCGTGAAGCGGTTGAGCGGACGGCGATCGCCGTTCGACGAGATGTGATCGTGGCTTTCGATAAAGCCGGGCAGCACCGTCTTCGTCGAAAGATCGATCACCTCGGCCCCGGCCGGGGTGACGAAGCCGTTCTGCACACCCGTGACGCGATCGTCACGGATAAGGATTGAGACCTGCGTTTTGGGTGTCGCCGAAACGCCGTCGATCAGCTTGCCGGCGTGGATCACGACATCCTTGGCGGAGGCAGAGCCCCCGACAAAGACGCCACCGATCAGCGCGGCCACTGCACAGCCGCGTAAGATTCCAGACTTCATGGTGGATTACTCCCCGTGCGAATTAGCGGAACTTGGCCATGAACTGCACGCCGACGACGCGCGGTGCGGTGGTGACTGCGAAATTCGGTTTGACCACGTTGCCGTTATACCGCCACGGCAATTGGGTGGCGCTGGCCTGTCCGTTCGTCAGGCTGGTGAGGCCGATCGTATTGAACAGGTTGTTGGCGAACAGATAGATGCCCCAGCGGCCCTGATCCTTTTCCAGACCCAGTCGCGCGCCGACCGTGGCGAAGCCCGGCAGCGTATAGAGAGCGGCACCACCCGGCGTTCCGGCCGGACCGGTCGGATAGCGCGAGGCATAGAGCGGCAGGTTGTAGGTGGTCAGCGCGCTGCTGCGATAGCTGAGGTCGGCATGGTAAATGACCTCCAGATCGTCGCTCACCGGCGTGCTGTAATCCGCGCTGCCCTGCAGGGTCCATTTCGGCGAATAGGGGATCGCGTCGCCCGCCTTGCCGGCGCTGATCGTCGCGCAGCCCGTGGTGCCGGGGATGAACGGGATCGGGCATTGCGTGATGCCGTTCGGCAGGGCCTGGTCGCCCTTCAGCTTGGCATCGATATAGCTGCCCGAAAACTTCAGCGAGAGGCGATCGACCGGGTAGAAAGCGGTATCGAATTCGATGCCCTGGATCCGCGCCGGGCTGGAGCTGTTGGTGATGAACCCGAACGCGTTGTTGTAGCTCGCCGAGATCTGCATGTTGGTCCAGTCCATGCGGAACGCATCGACGTTCAGGACCACCTTGCGATCGAACCACGCCGTCTTCAGACCGGCTTCATAGTTCCAGACGGAGTCGGAGCTGTAGATCGCGGCATAGCTCGGCAGACCCAGCGTCTGGTTCACGCCGCCCGGGCGATAGCCCTGCGTCGCCGAGGCATAGAACATCACGTCGCGGGTGAACTTGTAGTTGGCGCTGAACTTCAGCAACGTGCCGTTTTCGTCACCCCCGGTGGTCAGCGGAGCCTGGCGGACGTTGCCCGCGATATAGCTCGGAATGATCACGGTCGACGTGGTGTTCTTCTTGTATTTGAAATAGCGCGCGCCTGCGGTCAGGCTCAGCTTGCTGGTCGCATCCCAGGTGCCTTCGGCGAAGCCCGCGAACTGCTCAAGCCGGTCGTCGATCGTGCGATCGAGACCAACATTGTCGACGCCAACGGTATAGACGCTGCCAGCCGGATACCCGATCGGATAAAGCTGGATGCCGGTCACCGGATCAGCCGGGCTCAGGATCGATCGCGTATAGTTCTTGCGATAGCTGTGATAGAAGCCGACCGTCCATTTGAAGGCGTTGCGATCGTCGGCGAGGCGGATTTCCTCGGTCGAGGTCTTGTTCGACTGCGGCTGATAGGTCGTGCTGTTGCCATAACCGTTTACCAGGGTCTGGTATCCGGCCCCGTCACAGGTCGTGCCCGTGACGAACCCGGCGGCGCAATCGCTCACGAAGTTGGCGTAGCCCGGGATACCGGTGCCAGGGGCGGTGCGGTTGGGAACCAGGCCGCCTGTTTTGTTAGCCGACTGATATTGCGCGAAATACGGCGTGTAATCAAACTTATACTGCAAAAGGCGATCGGTATAGGACCCGGCGACCGTCAGCGTCGCGAAATCCATGTCCCAGTTCATCGTGCCGGAGAACAGCTTCATCCGGTCTTCTTGCGGCTGCTGCATCAGCAGCGGCTGATCGAACTTCTTTCCGGTCAGCTGGTATTCCGTATAGTTCCAGCTCGTCCCCGCGCCCTTGCGGTTCTGATAGACGGCCATCAGGTCGATGGTGACGTTATCCGCCGGCTTGACCCGCACGGTCGCGCGGCCGCCATAGCTCTTGTTCGCATTGATGTTGCGCAGGCCGAGCAGGCTGTTGTCGATATAGCCAGACGTGCGATCGTAATATCCCGTCGCGCGAACGCCCAGCACCCCATCGATGATCGGCACGTTGACCATGCCGTTCACCTGCCGGCCCAGCGCGCCGTTGCTTTCCGCCGAGGTGTTCAGCTGCGCGTCGATCGCGCCTTCGTACCGATCCAGCTTGGGCTTGGTGAAGATGATGCGCATTGTGCCGCCCATCGAGCTGGCGCCGTAGAGCGTGCCCTGCGGGCCGCGCAGCACTTCGGCGCGCTCCACGTCGAACAGGCGCAGGCTCGGCTGCGTGCCGCCGGCGTCGTTCGAAACGCCGCCGGTGCCGCTCAACGGAACGTCGTCATAATAGATGCCGACGAGTGCCTCGCCCGTCGCATACAGGTTACGGATGATGACGCGGCTGCCGCCATTGGCGTTTTCGTTGATCTGAAGGCCGGGCGAGACGCGGCTCAGCGCCAGCGAGTCAGTGATGTTCTGCTTGGTCAGCGTTTCCGCGCTCACCGCCGAGATCGCGAGCGGCGTCTGCTGGATGCTCGTCGCGCGCTTCAGCGCGGTGACGACG
Protein-coding sequences here:
- a CDS encoding M20/M25/M40 family metallo-hydrolase, coding for MSKFVRLLVPLLAASSCLSSVAFAEPASPRPDITIPAGPGFSMAKIPAYKGDHKDIYAYIDAHKDSDVANLQRWVRQPSISAENNGVKEMAALVAADLKKIGFQEAEVVPTSGHPGVWGYYDAGAAKTLVVYMMLDVQPVEEKDWQVKPFEGALVDHPLGKVLMARGATNTKGPERAFLNAIEAIIATRKKLPVNLMILAESEEELGSPHYPELIAKFKDRLKTASGAIYPGGGQSPVDGAVSFQLGNKGLVYVELEAKGSSQAGGPQKAEIHSSWKATTDAPAWRLTQALATLTSPDGNTIMIPGYYDKIRKPNAEEQYLFNGTLPGWIKGDGNTRKAFSVDHWYDNLDARTSLTRYLFDTTLNIDGLSSGYGGPGVKTILPNRALAKLDSRLVPDQTPEESLRLLKQHLVAKGFGDIEVRLLGGYPPSQTSVDAPLVRAVLSTYNKYGLPVDVSPRSGGSRPSYVFTQTLGLPDVTLSIGHGADAHAPNEYLLIDPKPGSKVFGLSGMQKFYVDTLYALAAMK
- a CDS encoding efflux RND transporter periplasmic adaptor subunit, encoding MTKFASAIAVALLLSACGSGAPPAQQGPMQVSVVTVRSQPVTLTTELPGRTVAYETSEVRPQVNGLILARLFEEGDSVRQGQPLYRIDPQPYKASEASAAAALARAKAAIASTSALARRYDELIKINAVARQDYDNAVTQAAQARADVSAQQAALNSARIDLGRTTIRAPISGRIGRSDFTTGALVTASQANALATIQRLDPIYVDVQQSSAEVLKLRQQIMAGQLSREGGAARVQLKLEDGTTYPIEGELKFTDVSVDPTTGSQAIRIRFANPHGLLLPGMYVRGQLVEGTQAQGLLVPQRTVSRDERGHPTVMVVGKDNKVEQRVIETARTVGDSWLVTGGLKEGERVVVEGGMMLRPGMPVKAVAYSPKDDAAAPKAAAQAQAK
- a CDS encoding TetR/AcrR family transcriptional regulator, with the protein product MSSRAARAMERRDHILEISRNLFVENGFHGTGVAQIAAATGVKVGQIYRDFSCKEDIIAALALRDFSQFLDEANLNDAIAAGDRVAIREWILSFTSYDEDVDGYRLMPEIMAESARNPRIAQLQEEMRDQVRRALIAALSACAPDERLADLRCDLADLIATLGSGLCQWIVMAERNGRGHQTLCAQLRSIVERELDTLEERSATPTLSQIFGSSDQLEPASEPTGFVIHR
- a CDS encoding amidohydrolase family protein — its product is MKSGILRGCAVAALIGGVFVGGSASAKDVVIHAGKLIDGVSATPKTQVSILIRDDRVTGVQNGFVTPAGAEVIDLSTKTVLPGFIESHDHISSNGDRRPLNRFTLTTGDSTIAAVANARRLIEEGFTTVRDLGSDGISAPAVIRAINAKQIVGPRYWTALQAMGPTGGHSDRQNGLSPAVSIEGRDAAIIDGPEDAVVKVRQHRRDGATVIKIMPSGGVGSIGDDPNHMTMTDAEMKAVVDTAHELGMKVAAHAHGKQAIDHAIRAGVDSIEHGTYSDAESYKLMKEHGTFLVPTLLVADAIYQNAIKHPETLPPTVADKAIAVTPVMVGNAGRAYKAGVKIAFGTDQGATSDRNKAEEFALLVKAGLTPMDAIFTATRNAAELIGTPQDIGSVQTGRYADIVAVEGDPLADITTLQRVEFVMKGGEVLKTGGKMVR
- a CDS encoding amidohydrolase family protein, coding for MSTARKTLGALLGACALLAIAPAATAKDVVVHAGTLIDGVSATPKRQVSIIIRDDRITGVQNGFVTPAGAEVIDLSTKTVLPGFIDTHDHISMDADWAVLGRFTRNEADGVITALRNAERDIDQGFTAVRDCGSGRIEGPALQRAIAAKQVIGPRIWTAMQPLSATGGHSDPQNGMQPGVHFDGRDLSIVDGAEDARVKVRQHRRDGANLIKIMPSGGVGSIGDDPNHMTMTDAEMRAVTETAHSLGLKVAAHVHGNKAINHAVEAGVDSIEHGTYADATSYKLMKERGTFLVPTLLVADWIYQTAVKTPQNLPPTVAEKAIAVTPTMIGNAGRAYKAGVKIALGTDFTGLGDRNKAEEFALLVKAGLTPMDAIFAGTRNAAELIGAPQDIGSVQAGRYADIVAVDGDPLADITRLQHVAFVMKGGDVLKKDGKVKLPD
- a CDS encoding efflux RND transporter permease subunit; protein product: MSRYFIDRPIFAWVIAIIMMLAGALAIRTLPVAQFPEIAPPTVSIAAVYPGADAETLERTTTQVIEQQLKGIDHLRYFSSSSSSAGMVTITLTFEQGTNPDIAQVQVQNKLQAATPLLPQEVQQQGLQVQKSAASFLVIVGLYSKDGSHSATDLADMVVSRLQDPVSRISGVGEIQVFGAQYAMRIWVDPPKLNAYQLTIADVMTAVRAQNAQVSAGQIGAQPAPKEQMLNATVSVQSRLQTPQQFGAIRLKNGPDGSVVRLSDVARTELGAENYGFDTRYNGQPASGFGVKLASGANALATVEAVKARVEEIAKGLPADVRVSYPYDTTPFVRLSVKQVVHTLFEAVVLVFLVMFLFLQNWRATLIPTIAVPVVLLGTFGVMAVAGFTINTLTLFGMVLAIGLLVDDAIVVVENVERLIVDEGLHPRDAARKSMDEISGALIGIGMVLSAVFLPMAFFGGSTGVIYRQFSITIVSAMVLSVAVALILTPALCATLLRPHDPTKHEGDGLLARFFRWFNRTFDNGRARYEKGVRSTTRNWKRSILVYLLIVIGMALLFVRLPSAFLPDEDQGALIALVQGPSGATTTRTEKGLELVRSHFLSEKSVEAVFTINGFSFAGQGQNAGLAFVSLKPWDERPGADNKVQALAARASKAFSQYKDGMIFALVPPAVAQLGNATGFDMQLVDTGNIGHEKLTEARNMLLGMAAQDKRVSQARPVNLEDAPQLNINVDQDKARALGLDLASINSTISTAWGGAYINDFVDRGRVKRVYIQADEPYRVRPEDLASFYVRGSGGQMVPFSAFSTLEWAKGPVQLTRYNGQSAMEIQGGAGPGVSTGTAMQAMEEMQAKLPPGTTLEWTGLSYEERLSSGQAPALYALSLLIVFLCLAALYESWSVPVSVILVVPLGVVGALLAATLTGLNNDIYLQVGLITTIGVSAKNAILIVEFAEERIAEGMRPFDAAIEAAKLRLRPILMTSFAFVFGVMPLAITTGAGAGGQNAIGRSVVGGMLSATVLAIFFVPMFFVVVLRMFGHRDNHAEPDAGTAPQGVSA